The Paucidesulfovibrio gracilis DSM 16080 genome window below encodes:
- a CDS encoding SiaB family protein kinase, producing MTHDVLRHYEMVRQDGLILSFSGPVSQGVVEGLAELMREQMRTELTEERLVRKVFAILVEQLQNIVRYSSERVPGTGGEEEMAQGQVLVGREPDGRYFVACGNKIPRDEGQRLLERVGRMRSMDREELKALYKQMRRQGPDPESKGAGLGFIEMARKAERPLDCSVVPVDNETSFFSMKVVA from the coding sequence ATGACACACGATGTGTTGCGTCATTACGAAATGGTACGGCAGGACGGTTTGATTCTTTCCTTCAGCGGTCCGGTTTCCCAGGGCGTGGTTGAAGGATTGGCCGAGTTGATGCGTGAGCAGATGCGCACCGAGCTTACCGAAGAACGGTTGGTACGAAAGGTTTTCGCTATTTTGGTGGAACAGCTGCAAAATATCGTTCGGTATTCCTCGGAGCGGGTGCCCGGCACTGGTGGCGAGGAGGAAATGGCCCAGGGCCAGGTGTTGGTGGGTCGTGAACCCGACGGCCGGTATTTTGTGGCCTGCGGCAATAAGATCCCCCGCGATGAAGGGCAGCGCCTGTTGGAGCGGGTGGGGCGGATGCGCTCCATGGACCGCGAGGAGTTGAAGGCGCTCTACAAGCAAATGCGCCGCCAGGGACCGGACCCGGAATCCAAGGGCGCGGGCCTGGGATTTATTGAAATGGCGCGCAAGGCCGAACGGCCATTGGATTGTTCCGTGGTGCCTGTGGACAACGAAACATCCTTTTTTTCCATGAAGGTGGTGGCCTAA